The following coding sequences lie in one Lolium perenne isolate Kyuss_39 chromosome 2, Kyuss_2.0, whole genome shotgun sequence genomic window:
- the LOC127335063 gene encoding uncharacterized protein: MPRHHRRRILLEYDDDHGACDPWVGCPSPPSPPPHTFPPTPTPSPSPSDWSFLTTPPVPACSPAPSPDRQPAAGRRNQWATNTYPPTTVPAPVSDGHHRRFVTNVLTAAAALAFLSLILFGVSVAVRRRQVRRRRRQALLAPAPAATTNDPEGGGGGGVVHHVWYIRTVGLDEAAIESIAATRYRAGAPGLLGKADCSVCLGEFADGELLRLLPKCGHAFHVPCIDTWLRAHVNCPLCRSDVIDTADTPADGIGMESNINTPDDPVANANAAAEQVAVASDPTLEQEDEDDDQQALSVEEDQHEHQPSSPEPLPQPRNMRRAASMDAAIVSAAAEVAALDRLPEAPPEGEQSDREKDLSTETPAPAAGPPRFFFSRHCRARSSVLPL, translated from the coding sequence ATGccgcgccaccaccgccgccggatCCTCCTCGAGTACGACGACGACCATGGCGCCTGCGATCCCTGGGTCGGCTGCCCCTCGCCTCCCTCCCCGCCTCCTCACACCTTCCCTCCAACCCCAACCCCCTCCCCCTCGCCTTCCGATTGGTCATTCCTGACCACCCCTCCCGTCCCGGCCTGCTCACCAGCCCCTTCCCCCGATCGCCAGCCCGCCGCCGGCAGACGCAACCAGTGGGCAACCAACACCTACCCACCCACGACCGTCCCCGCGCCCGTCAGCGACGGCCACCACCGCCGCTTCGTCACCAACGTGCTCACCGCCGCCGCGGCCCTCGCGTTCCTCTCCCTGATCCTCTTCGGCGTCTCGGTCGCCGTCCGCCGGCGGCAGGTACGGCGGCGGCGCAGGCAGGCCCTCCTCGCCCCGGCCCCGGCCGCGACCACCAACGACCCggagggcggcggcgggggcggcgtGGTGCACCACGTCTGGTACATCCGGACCGTCGGGCTCGACGAGGCCGCGATCGAGTCCATCGCGGCGACGCGGTACCGCGCGGGGGCGCCCGGGCTCCTCGGCAAGGCCGACTGCTCCGTGTGCCTCGGCGAGTTCGCAGATGGCGAGCTCCTGCGCCTGCTGCCCAAGTGCGGCCACGCGTTCCACGTCCCCTGCATCGACACCTGGCTCCGCGCCCACGTCAACTGCCCGCTCTGCCGCTCCGACGTCATCGACACCGCCGACACGCCCGCTGACGGAATCGGCATGGAATCCAATATCAACACACCAGATGATCCAGTTGCGAACGCCAACGCCGCAGCCGAGCAAGTGGCTGTCGCGAGCGATCCAACGCTGGAGCaggaagacgaagacgacgaccaacAAGCTTTAAGCGTGGAAGAAGACCAGCACGAGCACCAACCCAGCTCGCCAGAGCCATTGCCGCAGCCCCGGAATATGCGGCGCGCGGCTTCCATGGACGCGGCAATAGTCTCGGCCGCGGCAGAAGTCGCGGCGTTGGATCGGCTGCCGGAGGCGCCCCCCGAAGGGGAGCAGAGCGACAGAGAAAAGGACCTGAGCACCGAGACGCCCGCGCCCGCCGCCGGTCCCCCGAGGTTCTTCTTCTCGCGGCACTGCCGTGCTCGGAGCTCTGTGCTGCCCTTGTGA